Below is a genomic region from Ferrovibrio sp. MS7.
GGCCTGGGCATGAGCGAAGCATTGCAGATCGACCCGACGGCGCAGATCAGCCCGGATGCGCGCATCATCCCCTCTTCGCGCGGCAGCCGCATCGTCATTGGTGCCCATACCCATATCTATGATTTCGTCGTTATCCGCCCGGTCGGCGGCAGTGGTGATGTAATCATCGGCGAGCATTGCTACATCAACCCGCATAGCTGCCTGTATTCCGGCAACGGGATTACCTTCGGCAATTACGTGCTGGTGGCGCCGGGCTGCATGATCGTGCCGACCAACCATGCCTATGGCCGCCGCGACATCCCGATCCGGCACCAGGGTTTCCTGCCGTCCAAGGGCGGCGTGGTGATCGAGGACGATGTCTGGCTCGGCGCCAACTGCACCATTCTCGATGGCGCCCATATCGGCAAGGGCGCGGTGATCGCCGCCGGCTCCGTGGTGCAGGGCAAGGTGGAGCCCTATGCCGTGATGGCCGGTGCGCCGGCACGCTTCATCCGCTGGCGCGACGAGTAACCGCCATGACAGTGCAGATCCTCGGCGCTTACGGCCTGATCGGCAGCGCCATGCTGAAAAAGCTGCCCTGGGCCACCTGCCCGACCCGCGCCGATCTCGACCTGAATGATGCCGCCAGCATCGCCGCCGCTGACCTCAAGGGCGACATCCTGGTGCATGCCGCCGGCGTGACGGATGAGGAATTCGCCGCCGATCCGGCCTCCGCCTGGATCCGTGCCACCCGCCTCACTCAAGGCTTGCTGGAGGCCGCCGCCAAAGCCGGCATCAAGCGGCTGGTCTATGTCTCCACCGCCCACGTCTATGGCCCGCTGGAAGGCGACATTACCGAGGTACGGCCGGTGAACCCGCTCGGCGATTACGCCCTGGCGCATTTCGCTTCCGAGCAGCTCTGCCGCCGCGCCGCCCTGCAGCGCGGCTTGGACGTGCTGATCCTGCGGCCCTGCGCCGTCTATGGCCTGCTGCCGGACCTCGCCCGCTTCAAGCGCTGGTCGCTGATCCCCTTCTCCTTCCCGCGCGAGTTGCTGCAAACCGGCAAGATCGTGCTGAAAAGCGATGGCGAGCAACGGCGCAATTTCGTTTCCGCCGACGCCATCGCCGCCGAGGCCGCGGCCTTCCTGGCCAGCCCCCTGGAGCCCGGCCGCTGCCGGGTGCAGAATGCCATCGGGCCAGATGACATGACGGTTTTCGCTTTCGCCGCGCGCTGCATCGCCCTGCTCCGTCCAGGCCAAGGCCGGGTGGAGCGCCCCAGTCCTGTACTGGGCCCTACCAAAGGCCCGAAACCAGCCCCTCTGGCCTATCGGTCCCGCTATACAAGCGCGGAACCGCACTCTACGCTGGACGCGACGATTCGCGCTCTGGCTGCGCAGATTCAATAGTCAACGACGAGGACGACACATGCCATTGCCCGCGCCGGGCCCCGCCCTCGACAAGGACATCGCGCAGAAATACATGCGCCACCTTGTCACCAACAACGCAGTCGACGATGCCGAGCAGCGCAAGGCGTTCTGCGAGGCCAACAAC
It encodes:
- a CDS encoding NAD-dependent epimerase/dehydratase family protein is translated as MTVQILGAYGLIGSAMLKKLPWATCPTRADLDLNDAASIAAADLKGDILVHAAGVTDEEFAADPASAWIRATRLTQGLLEAAAKAGIKRLVYVSTAHVYGPLEGDITEVRPVNPLGDYALAHFASEQLCRRAALQRGLDVLILRPCAVYGLLPDLARFKRWSLIPFSFPRELLQTGKIVLKSDGEQRRNFVSADAIAAEAAAFLASPLEPGRCRVQNAIGPDDMTVFAFAARCIALLRPGQGRVERPSPVLGPTKGPKPAPLAYRSRYTSAEPHSTLDATIRALAAQIQ
- a CDS encoding acyltransferase, which encodes MSEALQIDPTAQISPDARIIPSSRGSRIVIGAHTHIYDFVVIRPVGGSGDVIIGEHCYINPHSCLYSGNGITFGNYVLVAPGCMIVPTNHAYGRRDIPIRHQGFLPSKGGVVIEDDVWLGANCTILDGAHIGKGAVIAAGSVVQGKVEPYAVMAGAPARFIRWRDE